In a single window of the Sediminicoccus sp. KRV36 genome:
- a CDS encoding tripartite tricarboxylate transporter substrate binding protein gives MRNAMCNRRHFALALPGLALPRLARAQDFPRQQIRLILPFAPGTGSDAIARIVAHETRNRLAHPIVVENRPGGGGITGTEQGARAAPDGHTLTLGTTSTFLVNPALNPRAGYSFERDFAPVVGIGRSFYVLVTANTPTAPRSLGELIERLRAPGAHGTFASSGAGTITHLASEIVLHKARVAGTHVPYRGSGAAMADIIGGQVLFGSDSLAATLPLIRGGQLRALAVTSPTRFAGLPDVPTLIESGMPDTVIDAWFGIGAPIATPAPIVAQLSEVILAAIQSEEAKPRFEALGVDLLALGPEGFAQFVRQSGVFWRAFLRDSGIRIEF, from the coding sequence ATGAGAAACGCCATGTGCAACCGGCGGCACTTCGCCCTGGCTTTGCCGGGACTGGCCTTGCCGAGGCTGGCGCGCGCACAGGATTTTCCGCGCCAGCAGATCCGCCTGATCCTGCCGTTTGCGCCCGGCACCGGCAGCGACGCCATCGCCCGGATCGTCGCGCATGAAACCCGCAACCGCCTGGCGCATCCGATCGTGGTGGAAAACCGCCCGGGTGGCGGTGGCATCACCGGCACGGAGCAGGGCGCGCGCGCCGCACCCGATGGGCATACGCTGACGCTCGGCACCACCAGCACCTTCCTGGTGAACCCGGCGCTCAACCCCCGCGCGGGCTACAGTTTCGAGCGCGATTTCGCGCCGGTGGTGGGCATCGGGCGCAGCTTCTACGTGCTGGTGACGGCCAATACGCCCACCGCGCCGCGTAGCCTCGGCGAATTGATCGAAAGGCTGCGGGCGCCTGGCGCGCATGGCACCTTCGCCTCCTCCGGCGCGGGCACCATCACGCATCTCGCCTCCGAGATCGTGCTGCACAAGGCGCGCGTGGCCGGGACCCATGTGCCCTATCGCGGCAGCGGGGCCGCCATGGCCGACATCATCGGCGGGCAGGTGCTGTTCGGCTCGGATTCGCTGGCCGCCACGCTGCCGCTGATCCGCGGCGGGCAGCTGCGCGCGCTGGCCGTCACCTCCCCCACGCGTTTCGCCGGCCTGCCCGATGTGCCCACGCTGATCGAGAGCGGCATGCCCGATACGGTGATTGACGCCTGGTTCGGCATCGGTGCGCCCATCGCCACGCCCGCGCCCATCGTGGCGCAGCTCAGCGAGGTGATCCTCGCCGCCATCCAGAGCGAGGAGGCAAAGCCGCGCTTCGAGGCGCTGGGGGTGGATCTGCTGGCGCTGGGCCCCGAGGGCTTCGCGCAATTCGTTCGGCAGAGCGGGGTGTTCTGGCGGGCGTTCCTGCGCGACAGCGGTATCCGGATCGAGTTCTGA
- a CDS encoding DHA2 family efflux MFS transporter permease subunit: MSEGASVEALFARYGPAYRWWVTLTALTGTISTILSSTIVVVALPDIVGALGMGHEEGQLLSTGFLAANTGFMLLNAWAVERFGFRRTYGFAITVFILSSILAGVATSTAVMVACRVAQGAAAGLLQPLSMQVIFLVFPPERRGTAMGLFSFGVVMAPAIGPTLGGIMVDEFSWHAVFFLSLPPAALGLVMSFFFMPGRLATGAARGFDWLGCALLAIAIGTLLSGLTDGQHDGWNSNRVVGQLAIALAATLGFLIWQGIAPAPLMNLRVFRHGGFTAAALVAFIYGAAIFGSTYLLPLLVQVVQGYTPTRSGLIMMPGGLVVAFVFLLAGRMADFVPPWIPVCVGLAFFCLSSWLLSFVGTDTDFWELAIWILIGRIGLGLTMPNMNVGAMRALPPHLFGQGAGTINFFRMLGGAFGTNLLSVYLERRTQLHADTLGPLLDGGSATLEARRMLENLYGQGGLPEVIRRDAAHDFMMRMVEAQAQMLGFRDAFLIVGILCLLAILPGLTLRQKPPGYRG; encoded by the coding sequence GTGAGCGAGGGCGCCTCCGTCGAGGCGCTGTTCGCGCGCTATGGCCCAGCCTATCGCTGGTGGGTGACGCTGACGGCGCTGACCGGCACCATTTCCACCATTCTCTCCTCCACCATCGTCGTCGTGGCGCTGCCCGATATCGTGGGCGCGCTGGGCATGGGGCATGAGGAGGGGCAGTTGCTCTCCACCGGCTTCCTGGCCGCCAATACCGGCTTCATGCTGCTGAATGCCTGGGCGGTGGAGCGGTTTGGCTTCCGCCGCACCTATGGCTTCGCGATCACCGTCTTCATCCTCAGCTCCATCCTGGCGGGCGTGGCCACCTCCACCGCCGTGATGGTGGCGTGCCGCGTGGCGCAGGGGGCGGCGGCGGGGCTGCTGCAACCGCTCTCGATGCAGGTGATCTTCCTGGTCTTCCCGCCCGAGCGGCGCGGCACGGCGATGGGGTTGTTCAGCTTCGGCGTGGTGATGGCGCCGGCCATCGGGCCCACGCTGGGCGGCATCATGGTGGATGAATTCTCCTGGCATGCGGTGTTCTTCCTGAGCCTGCCCCCCGCCGCCCTGGGCCTGGTGATGAGCTTTTTCTTCATGCCCGGCCGTTTGGCGACGGGTGCTGCGCGCGGCTTCGACTGGCTGGGCTGCGCGCTGCTCGCCATCGCCATCGGCACGCTGCTCTCGGGGCTGACGGATGGGCAGCATGATGGCTGGAATTCCAACCGCGTGGTGGGGCAACTCGCCATCGCGCTGGCGGCGACGCTGGGCTTTCTCATCTGGCAGGGGATCGCGCCGGCGCCCCTGATGAATCTGCGCGTCTTCCGCCATGGCGGCTTCACGGCGGCGGCGCTGGTCGCCTTCATCTATGGCGCTGCCATCTTCGGCTCGACCTACCTGTTGCCGCTGCTGGTGCAGGTGGTGCAGGGCTACACGCCCACACGCTCGGGGCTGATCATGATGCCGGGCGGGCTGGTGGTGGCTTTCGTGTTCCTGCTGGCCGGGCGCATGGCGGATTTCGTGCCGCCCTGGATTCCGGTTTGCGTGGGGCTGGCTTTCTTCTGCCTCTCCTCCTGGCTGCTGAGCTTTGTCGGCACCGATACGGATTTCTGGGAACTCGCCATCTGGATCCTGATCGGGCGCATCGGCCTCGGCCTCACCATGCCCAACATGAATGTGGGCGCGATGCGCGCCTTGCCGCCGCATCTCTTTGGCCAGGGTGCGGGGACGATCAACTTCTTCCGCATGCTGGGCGGCGCCTTCGGCACCAACCTGCTTTCCGTCTATCTGGAGCGGCGGACGCAGCTGCATGCCGATACGCTGGGGCCGCTGCTGGATGGCGGCAGCGCCACGCTGGAAGCGCGCCGGATGCTGGAAAACCTGTACGGCCAGGGCGGCCTGCCGGAGGTGATCCGGCGCGACGCGGCGCATGATTTCATGATGCGCATGGTGGAAGCCCAGGCGCAGATGCTGGGCTTCCGGGATGCCTTCCTCATCGTGGGCATCCTCTGCCTGCTGGCGATCCTGCCGGGGCTGACGCTGCGGCAGAAGCCGCCAGGGTATCGGGGGTAG
- a CDS encoding HlyD family secretion protein gives MDIGPAERSTRDGAPLKTLGKVGRVRLRHRVQLLGAALAVLLALGLGARWLQFQFTHVVLDDARVASDMVILASRVPGWVQALPVTAGDALRQGDLLVQIDAREAALAVEELNARLAGIAARRGELQARLIQVDRQSESQHAAAMAKLDSARTTLPAAEAERDFAEAELLRAERLIQSGAGTRQRFEMLRAGLDSARQRAIAAAAEIRNAEALMALAMAAREEMQVIARQLDSLGPQERELTATRDRAALDLADRTIRMPFDGVVDRIFMDPGEYVLAGQRIIMVHSPAQIRIEANVKETDIRHFRPGAPVQVTVDAWPGQVFAGVVDRMVEAATSEFALLPSANPSGNFTRITQRLPLRVRLDPPPPPGLLRPGMLVRVTGEARG, from the coding sequence ATGGATATCGGGCCGGCCGAGCGCAGCACGCGTGACGGCGCCCCGCTCAAGACCTTGGGGAAGGTTGGGCGGGTCAGGCTGCGCCACAGGGTGCAGCTTCTGGGCGCGGCGCTGGCCGTTCTCCTCGCGCTCGGCCTTGGCGCCCGCTGGCTGCAATTCCAGTTCACCCATGTCGTCCTCGATGATGCCCGCGTCGCCTCCGACATGGTCATCCTGGCCAGCCGTGTGCCCGGCTGGGTGCAGGCCCTGCCCGTCACCGCCGGGGATGCGCTGCGCCAGGGCGACCTGCTGGTGCAGATTGACGCGCGGGAGGCGGCGCTGGCGGTGGAGGAACTCAATGCCCGCCTGGCCGGCATCGCCGCCCGGCGCGGCGAATTGCAGGCGCGGCTGATCCAGGTGGACCGGCAGAGCGAAAGCCAGCACGCGGCGGCCATGGCCAAGCTCGATTCCGCCCGCACCACCCTGCCCGCCGCCGAGGCCGAGCGCGATTTCGCCGAGGCCGAGCTGCTCCGCGCCGAGCGACTGATCCAGAGCGGTGCGGGCACCCGCCAGCGCTTCGAGATGCTGCGCGCCGGCCTCGATTCCGCCCGCCAGCGCGCCATCGCCGCCGCGGCCGAAATCCGCAATGCGGAGGCGCTGATGGCGCTGGCCATGGCCGCGCGGGAGGAGATGCAGGTCATCGCCCGCCAGCTGGATTCGCTGGGCCCGCAGGAGCGTGAGCTGACCGCCACCCGGGACCGCGCGGCGCTGGATCTGGCGGACCGCACCATCCGCATGCCGTTTGATGGCGTGGTGGACCGCATCTTCATGGACCCCGGCGAGTATGTGCTGGCCGGCCAGCGCATCATCATGGTGCACAGCCCCGCGCAGATCCGCATCGAGGCCAATGTGAAGGAAACCGACATCCGCCATTTCCGCCCGGGCGCGCCCGTGCAGGTCACGGTGGATGCCTGGCCGGGCCAGGTCTTTGCCGGTGTCGTGGACCGCATGGTGGAGGCCGCGACCAGCGAATTCGCGCTGCTGCCCAGCGCCAACCCTTCGGGCAATTTCACCCGCATCACCCAGCGCCTGCCCCTGCGCGTGCGGCTGGACCCGCCGCCGCCACCTGGCCTGCTGCGCCCGGGCATGCTGGTGCGCGTCACCGGTGAAGCGCGCGGGTGA
- the recR gene encoding recombination mediator RecR, producing MRPNDPVEHLIQLLAKLPGLGRRSARRAALRMLMAPETRMLPLADALRAAAEAVKPCSLCGNLDASDPCHICTDTQRDQGLICVVEGVGELWALERAHAHHGLYHVLGGTLSPLAGVGPEELAITPLLHRASAPGLREVILALPATVEGASTAHYLADRLRPLGVPVTRLAQGVPMGGALDVLDDGTLAAAFKARR from the coding sequence GTGCGCCCGAACGACCCTGTCGAGCATCTGATCCAGCTTCTGGCGAAGCTGCCTGGCCTCGGCCGGCGCAGCGCAAGGCGGGCGGCTTTGCGCATGCTCATGGCGCCCGAGACGCGGATGCTGCCGCTGGCCGATGCGCTGCGGGCGGCGGCGGAGGCGGTGAAGCCCTGCTCGCTATGCGGCAATCTCGACGCCAGCGACCCCTGCCACATCTGCACCGACACGCAGCGCGACCAGGGCTTGATCTGCGTGGTGGAGGGGGTGGGCGAATTATGGGCGCTGGAACGCGCCCATGCGCATCACGGGCTCTATCACGTGCTGGGCGGCACGCTCTCGCCGCTGGCCGGCGTGGGGCCGGAGGAGCTTGCGATCACGCCGCTGCTGCACCGCGCCAGCGCGCCGGGTCTTCGCGAGGTGATCCTGGCCCTGCCCGCCACGGTGGAGGGGGCCAGCACGGCGCATTACCTGGCGGACCGGCTGCGGCCGCTGGGCGTGCCGGTGACGCGCCTCGCGCAGGGCGTGCCCATGGGCGGCGCGCTCGATGTGCTGGATGACGGAACGCTGGCCGCGGCCTTCAAGGCGCGGCGCTGA
- a CDS encoding YbaB/EbfC family nucleoid-associated protein, with protein MKNLGNMLKQAQQMQTRMAEMQAKLEATEVEGQAGAGMVKLKLTGKGELRRIAIDPSLMTAEDREVLEDLILAAHADAKQKVEAMMAEEMQKATAGMNLPAGLKLPF; from the coding sequence GTGAAGAATCTCGGCAATATGTTGAAGCAGGCCCAGCAGATGCAGACCCGCATGGCGGAGATGCAGGCCAAGCTGGAAGCCACCGAAGTCGAAGGCCAGGCCGGTGCCGGCATGGTGAAGCTGAAGCTGACCGGCAAGGGAGAATTGCGCCGCATCGCCATCGACCCCTCGCTGATGACCGCCGAGGACCGTGAGGTGCTGGAGGATCTGATCCTCGCCGCCCATGCCGATGCGAAGCAGAAGGTGGAGGCGATGATGGCCGAGGAAATGCAGAAGGCGACGGCGGGGATGAACCTGCCCGCCGGCCTGAAGCTGCCCTTCTGA
- a CDS encoding DNA polymerase III subunit gamma/tau, translating to MPSDLYGDTSPEEGLPEPPPPEGPGLFGFDDAPAAALPPAGPAPKAAPPTPAKPAPYRVLARKYRPQILDDLIGQESLIRTLRNAFARGRVHHAFLLTGVRGVGKTTTARIIARALNCVGVDGKGGPTADPCGICPECVGILADRHPDVVEMDAASNRGIDDVRELREALRFRPAQGRQKVFILDEVHMLTEQAFNALLKSLEEPPPNITFILATTELRKVPITIRSRCQTFSLKRVPEERLRAHFLNIAGKEQASIEEGALAMLARAADGSVRDGLSLLDQAIALAGESGAVTTESVRDMLGLADRALVFDVLEAVMNADLPLALSRMAEGHERGAEPLTIMQDLLEQTHMLTRFAAIPALREDAALPETERVRGAALAARLSVPMLTRAWQMLLKGIEEVLAAPDRRAAAEMVLIRLAHVAEQPTPGDILKRLEAGGSVPAGGGAAAPVGGGGGMRMMAGGVAIAPAPAPLPQPTAWREIAAIASAANQALLHAHLLHDVHPVRIAPGQVEIRVRPQAPRDLGAQLKALLEEQTGARWTVALSNAEGEPTLAEQSRAAETDRRAVAQTHPIVQAILLAFPGAQLDAVRDDSVDAYGLKPIIAPGSDEEPEYVPPEMESLSYAEAEAAGLDFPEED from the coding sequence ATGCCCAGCGACCTGTATGGCGACACCAGCCCCGAGGAGGGCCTGCCCGAGCCGCCACCGCCCGAGGGGCCGGGGCTGTTCGGCTTTGACGACGCGCCAGCCGCCGCCCTGCCGCCCGCAGGGCCAGCCCCCAAAGCAGCGCCCCCCACGCCCGCCAAGCCCGCGCCCTATCGCGTGCTGGCGCGGAAATACCGCCCGCAGATCCTCGATGACCTGATCGGGCAGGAGTCGCTGATCCGCACCCTGCGCAATGCCTTCGCGCGCGGCCGGGTGCATCACGCCTTCCTGCTGACCGGCGTGCGCGGCGTGGGCAAGACCACCACCGCCCGCATCATCGCCCGCGCGCTGAATTGCGTGGGCGTGGATGGCAAGGGCGGCCCCACGGCGGACCCCTGCGGAATCTGCCCCGAATGCGTCGGCATCCTGGCCGACCGCCACCCCGATGTGGTCGAGATGGACGCCGCCAGCAACCGCGGCATCGATGACGTGCGCGAGCTGCGTGAGGCGCTGCGCTTCCGCCCGGCGCAGGGCCGGCAGAAGGTCTTCATCCTCGACGAAGTCCACATGCTGACCGAGCAGGCCTTCAACGCCCTGCTGAAGTCGCTGGAAGAACCGCCGCCCAACATCACCTTCATCCTGGCGACGACCGAGCTGCGCAAGGTGCCCATCACCATCCGCAGCCGCTGCCAGACCTTCTCGCTGAAGCGCGTCCCGGAGGAGCGCCTGCGCGCGCATTTCCTGAACATCGCGGGCAAGGAACAGGCGAGCATCGAGGAAGGTGCCCTGGCCATGCTGGCGCGCGCCGCCGATGGCTCGGTGCGGGACGGGCTCTCCCTGCTGGACCAGGCCATCGCGCTGGCGGGCGAGAGCGGCGCCGTCACCACCGAATCCGTGCGCGACATGCTTGGCCTCGCGGATCGCGCGCTGGTGTTCGACGTGCTGGAGGCGGTGATGAACGCCGACCTGCCGCTCGCCCTCTCCCGCATGGCGGAGGGGCATGAGCGTGGCGCGGAGCCGCTCACCATCATGCAGGATCTGCTGGAGCAGACCCATATGCTGACGCGCTTCGCCGCCATCCCGGCGCTGCGCGAGGATGCGGCCCTGCCGGAGACGGAGCGCGTGCGGGGTGCGGCCCTGGCCGCGCGGCTTTCGGTGCCGATGCTGACCCGCGCCTGGCAGATGCTGCTGAAGGGCATCGAGGAGGTGCTGGCCGCGCCCGACCGCCGCGCCGCCGCCGAGATGGTGCTGATCCGCCTCGCGCATGTGGCCGAGCAGCCCACGCCGGGGGATATCCTGAAGCGGCTGGAAGCCGGCGGCAGCGTCCCGGCCGGGGGTGGTGCCGCGGCGCCGGTGGGTGGCGGCGGCGGCATGCGGATGATGGCGGGGGGCGTGGCGATCGCGCCGGCACCCGCCCCGCTGCCCCAACCCACCGCCTGGCGGGAGATCGCGGCCATCGCCTCGGCCGCCAACCAGGCGCTGCTGCATGCGCATCTGCTGCATGATGTGCACCCGGTGCGCATCGCCCCCGGCCAGGTGGAAATCCGCGTGCGGCCGCAGGCGCCGCGTGACCTCGGCGCCCAGCTCAAGGCGCTGCTGGAGGAACAGACCGGCGCGCGCTGGACGGTGGCGCTGAGCAATGCCGAGGGCGAGCCCACGCTGGCCGAGCAATCCCGCGCGGCCGAGACGGACCGCCGGGCCGTTGCCCAGACCCATCCGATCGTGCAAGCCATCCTGCTGGCCTTTCCCGGCGCGCAGCTGGATGCGGTGCGCGATGACAGCGTGGACGCCTATGGGCTGAAGCCCATCATCGCGCCCGGCAGCGACGAAGAACCCGAATATGTGCCCCCTGAGATGGAGTCGCTCTCCTACGCGGAAGCGGAAGCGGCGGGGCTGGATTTTCCAGAGGAGGATTGA
- a CDS encoding YHS domain-containing (seleno)protein, with amino-acid sequence MLPRRSLFGLLLLAPAPLVSSAWARSFAERGVALRGTDVVAYFTEGRVLRGRAEHAAEWDGVRWLFSSAEHRARFLADPAAHAPAYGGFCAWAVSQGYTASTDPAAWRIVEGRLFLNYDQNIKRRWERDIPGFIALGDANWPRLSRG; translated from the coding sequence ATGCTGCCACGCCGCTCCCTGTTCGGATTGCTCCTCCTGGCACCTGCCCCGCTGGTGTCTTCCGCCTGGGCCCGCAGCTTCGCCGAGCGCGGCGTGGCGCTGCGCGGCACGGATGTCGTCGCCTATTTTACTGAGGGCCGCGTGCTGCGCGGCCGCGCCGAACACGCCGCCGAATGGGATGGGGTGCGCTGGCTGTTCAGCAGCGCCGAGCACCGCGCCCGCTTCCTGGCGGACCCCGCCGCCCATGCCCCCGCCTATGGCGGTTTCTGCGCCTGGGCGGTGTCCCAGGGCTACACCGCCTCGACCGACCCTGCCGCCTGGCGCATCGTGGAGGGCCGGCTGTTTCTCAACTACGACCAGAACATCAAGCGCCGCTGGGAGCGTGACATCCCGGGCTTCATCGCTCTGGGCGATGCGAATTGGCCGAGGCTCAGCCGCGGCTGA
- the nudC gene encoding NAD(+) diphosphatase: MLMIPASRVNVYTGSPLDRCSGSRDNDEFVAAALAHEEALFVPVWRSRSLMRGVEQGRPEAVLLSRPGAEAVRMAGGPWAFLGMWDQRPVFAVDCSATDDPLPLLPPEMGSFSDLRGVAGLLPAGEASVLAHARGLMHWRVKHRFCGVCGTATEPRSAGNATACPSCGAQHFPRTDPAVIMLVVRGDSCLLGHSTRFPTVTMYSTLAGFVEPGESFEEAVRREVMEEAGIVVGHVSYHSSQPWPFPASIMIGFHAEGLSEAITIDPEELRDARWFTKDELRRHQELGFSLPRADSIARRLIEDWLAA; the protein is encoded by the coding sequence ATGCTCATGATCCCCGCCAGCCGCGTGAATGTGTACACCGGCAGCCCGCTCGACCGTTGCTCCGGCAGCCGTGACAATGATGAATTCGTGGCCGCCGCCCTGGCGCATGAGGAGGCGCTGTTTGTGCCCGTCTGGCGCTCGCGCAGCCTGATGCGCGGGGTGGAGCAGGGCCGGCCCGAGGCCGTGCTGCTCAGCCGCCCCGGCGCCGAGGCGGTGCGCATGGCCGGCGGCCCCTGGGCCTTCCTGGGCATGTGGGACCAGCGCCCGGTCTTCGCCGTGGATTGCTCCGCCACTGATGATCCCCTGCCCCTGCTGCCGCCCGAGATGGGCAGTTTCTCCGATCTGCGTGGCGTGGCCGGCCTGCTCCCCGCGGGCGAGGCGAGTGTGCTGGCCCATGCGCGCGGCCTGATGCATTGGCGTGTGAAGCATCGCTTCTGCGGCGTCTGCGGCACGGCGACCGAGCCGCGCAGCGCCGGCAATGCCACCGCCTGCCCCAGCTGCGGCGCGCAGCACTTTCCGCGCACCGACCCGGCCGTGATCATGCTGGTGGTGCGCGGCGATTCCTGCCTGCTCGGCCATTCGACGCGCTTCCCCACGGTGACCATGTATTCCACGCTCGCCGGCTTCGTGGAGCCTGGCGAAAGCTTCGAGGAAGCCGTCCGGCGCGAGGTGATGGAGGAGGCGGGCATCGTGGTCGGCCATGTTTCGTATCATTCCTCCCAGCCCTGGCCCTTCCCGGCTTCCATCATGATCGGCTTCCACGCCGAAGGGCTGAGCGAGGCGATCACCATTGACCCCGAGGAGCTGCGGGATGCGCGCTGGTTCACCAAGGATGAGCTGCGCCGCCACCAGGAGCTCGGCTTCTCCCTGCCGCGCGCCGATTCCATCGCGCGGCGCCTGATCGAGGACTGGCTTGCGGCATGA
- a CDS encoding phosphoribosylamine--glycine ligase: MRIFPTLLAPLALLFLTGCEGLEPLVAAPVMDNAECRQEAQRAPERNAARQSNFENQSQVRRLLSEERDAERRLYDACLRRLGLPTPGGVEAIRRN; encoded by the coding sequence ATGAGAATCTTCCCCACCCTGCTGGCCCCCCTGGCGCTGCTGTTCCTCACCGGCTGCGAGGGGCTGGAGCCCTTGGTCGCAGCGCCCGTCATGGACAATGCAGAATGCCGGCAGGAAGCGCAGCGCGCGCCCGAGCGCAACGCGGCGCGCCAGTCGAATTTCGAAAACCAGTCCCAGGTGCGCCGCCTGCTGAGCGAGGAGCGCGATGCGGAGCGACGCCTCTACGATGCCTGCCTGCGGCGCCTCGGCCTGCCCACGCCGGGCGGTGTGGAGGCGATTCGCCGCAATTAG
- the ugpC gene encoding sn-glycerol-3-phosphate ABC transporter ATP-binding protein UgpC: MAELSLRKIVKEYEGGVQAVKGIDLDIADQEFVVLVGPSGCGKSTTLRMIAGLEEISGGDISIGGTIVNDIPPRDRDIAMVFQNYALYPHMSVFDNMAFGLMLRKFPKEEIKRRVDNAAKILDIVPLLDRKPKALSGGQRQRVAMGRAIVRDPKVFLFDEPLSNLDAKLRVQMRTEIKKVHQTVRTTTVYVTHDQVEAMTLADRVVVMNHGIIEQVGPPQELYHNPATRFVAGFIGSPAMNFLHARVENDAVHLTDGTVLPIPEARRARYASAVGRSLLFGIRPEHLTDHRPTLQNRSDLIITPEVIEPMGMETMVHFHLGDARDCCARFEPTVHVEPNVPITLTVDMNNMHLLDEATGKVL, encoded by the coding sequence ATGGCTGAACTCTCGCTGCGCAAGATCGTCAAGGAATATGAGGGCGGCGTGCAGGCCGTGAAGGGCATTGACCTCGACATCGCCGACCAGGAATTCGTCGTGCTCGTCGGACCCTCCGGCTGCGGCAAATCCACCACGCTGCGCATGATCGCGGGGCTGGAGGAAATCAGCGGCGGCGACATCTCCATCGGCGGCACCATCGTCAACGACATCCCGCCGCGCGACCGCGACATCGCGATGGTGTTCCAGAATTACGCGCTTTATCCGCATATGTCGGTCTTCGACAACATGGCCTTCGGCCTGATGCTGCGGAAATTCCCGAAGGAAGAAATCAAGCGCCGCGTGGACAATGCGGCCAAGATCCTCGACATCGTCCCCCTGCTGGACCGCAAGCCCAAGGCGCTCTCGGGCGGGCAGCGGCAGCGCGTGGCGATGGGCCGCGCCATCGTGCGCGACCCCAAGGTGTTCCTGTTCGACGAACCGCTTTCCAACCTCGATGCCAAGCTGCGCGTGCAGATGCGCACCGAGATCAAGAAGGTCCATCAGACCGTCCGCACCACCACCGTCTATGTGACGCATGACCAGGTGGAGGCGATGACGCTGGCCGACCGCGTGGTTGTGATGAATCACGGCATCATCGAGCAGGTCGGCCCCCCGCAGGAGCTGTATCACAATCCGGCAACGCGCTTCGTGGCCGGCTTCATCGGCTCGCCGGCCATGAATTTCCTGCACGCGCGCGTCGAGAATGACGCGGTGCACCTGACCGACGGGACAGTGCTGCCCATCCCGGAAGCGCGGCGTGCGCGCTACGCGAGTGCTGTGGGCCGCAGCCTGCTCTTTGGCATCCGGCCCGAGCATCTGACCGACCATCGCCCCACCCTGCAGAACCGCTCGGACCTCATCATCACGCCCGAGGTGATCGAGCCCATGGGCATGGAGACGATGGTGCATTTCCACCTGGGCGATGCGCGCGATTGCTGCGCCCGATTCGAGCCCACCGTGCATGTGGAACCCAATGTGCCCATTACGCTGACGGTGGACATGAACAACATGCACCTGCTGGATGAGGCGACGGGCAAGGTCCTATAG
- a CDS encoding carbohydrate ABC transporter permease, whose translation MSAATSRDTPGIYHKAGSLRAERRWALWSAYASLIFAAIVMLAPPFYMLLTSLKTSAEVADLGANPWIVRNPTLENYWAIISNPMFRGFMYNSIKITVVVVTLTMIISILAAFALARMRFWGSQMLATGVFLTYLVPDTLLFIPLYQIVGSLGLLNSTWGLVLVYPTLTVPFCTWIMIGYFASIPKELDEAALIDGASWTQMLLKIFIPVALPGIIAATIFAFTVSWAAFVYPTAFITRPDEMPLTIGVVSQLIRGDTFAWGQLMAGALLAALPPVIVYAFLMDYYIAGLTAGATKG comes from the coding sequence ATGTCCGCCGCGACAAGCCGGGACACACCCGGCATCTACCACAAGGCGGGCAGCCTGCGGGCCGAGCGGCGCTGGGCGCTCTGGAGCGCCTATGCCTCGCTCATCTTCGCCGCCATCGTCATGCTCGCACCACCCTTCTACATGCTGCTGACCAGCCTGAAGACGAGTGCGGAGGTCGCGGATCTGGGCGCCAATCCCTGGATCGTGCGCAACCCGACGCTGGAGAATTACTGGGCCATCATCAGCAATCCGATGTTTCGCGGGTTCATGTACAACAGCATCAAGATCACGGTCGTGGTGGTGACACTGACCATGATCATCTCCATCCTGGCCGCCTTCGCGTTGGCGCGGATGCGCTTCTGGGGCAGCCAGATGCTGGCGACCGGCGTTTTCCTCACCTACCTGGTGCCGGACACGCTGCTGTTCATTCCGCTGTATCAGATCGTCGGCTCGCTCGGGCTGCTCAACTCCACCTGGGGGCTGGTGCTGGTTTATCCGACGCTGACCGTGCCCTTCTGCACCTGGATCATGATCGGCTACTTCGCCTCCATTCCGAAGGAGCTGGATGAGGCGGCGCTGATTGATGGCGCCTCCTGGACGCAGATGCTGCTGAAGATCTTCATCCCCGTGGCGCTGCCCGGCATCATCGCCGCCACCATCTTTGCCTTCACCGTGAGCTGGGCGGCCTTCGTCTACCCGACGGCCTTCATCACGCGCCCCGATGAGATGCCGCTGACCATCGGCGTGGTGAGCCAGTTGATCCGTGGCGATACCTTCGCCTGGGGGCAATTGATGGCGGGCGCGCTGCTGGCAGCACTTCCGCCGGTGATCGTTTATGCCTTCCTCATGGACTACTACATCGCTGGCCTGACGGCTGGCGCGACGAAGGGTTGA